In Helicobacter ibis, a genomic segment contains:
- a CDS encoding rod-binding protein — translation MAIDFNGISGYSKDLLDVAKKAPEITKTDDDSRLREQTDAFEALILKTILDTSLKLEDPLYPKAPGHDIYESMYKDTLSQSLSGSFGYSDLLYGYLKDLQKQQGL, via the coding sequence ATGGCAATTGATTTTAATGGCATTAGCGGATATAGCAAAGATTTGTTAGATGTTGCTAAAAAAGCACCAGAAATTACAAAAACAGATGATGATTCAAGGCTAAGAGAACAAACAGATGCCTTTGAGGCGTTGATTTTAAAGACTATACTTGATACATCTTTAAAACTAGAAGATCCTCTATATCCAAAAGCACCCGGACATGACATATATGAATCCATGTATAAAGATACACTATCACAATCTCTTAGCGGTAGTTTTGGATATAGTGATTTGCTATATGGTTATTTAAAAGATTTACAAAAACAACAAGGCTTATAG
- a CDS encoding flagellar basal body P-ring protein FlgI — MNMFKGILTITLFFTLPMYAAKVSDLANIVGVRDNQLIGYGLVVGLNGTGDKTTSTFTMQSMSNMLESVNVKIDPNDIQSKNVAAVMVTAKLPPFARQGDKLDILVSSIGDAKSLEGGTLLLTPLSGLDGRIYAVAQGAVGIGGKSERGGAANHPLVATLPNGGIVEREVVYDLYSKTNATLSLKESNFQNVVRIQTRINETFAPATNSDSNATNSVAVAVDPRTIRLQKPENISMVEFLARVQNIDVDYVKEDRIIINERTGTVIAGLGVEVSPIVVTHNNITIKVSNEPINDPEAVDMGSGASFSPQQAMVASANNPTISSVTRALQRMGATPKDMIAIIETMKKAGAFNADLEII, encoded by the coding sequence ATGAACATGTTTAAAGGGATTTTAACAATAACTTTGTTTTTTACGCTACCAATGTATGCTGCAAAGGTTAGCGATTTAGCAAATATCGTCGGCGTTAGGGATAATCAACTAATAGGTTATGGTTTGGTTGTGGGTCTAAATGGGACTGGCGATAAGACTACCTCTACTTTTACAATGCAATCAATGTCAAACATGCTAGAGAGTGTAAATGTAAAAATAGATCCAAATGATATACAATCAAAGAATGTTGCTGCTGTAATGGTTACTGCTAAGCTTCCTCCATTTGCAAGACAAGGTGATAAGCTTGATATTTTAGTCTCAAGTATTGGTGATGCGAAGTCTTTAGAAGGTGGGACATTGTTGTTAACTCCTCTTAGTGGTTTAGATGGGAGAATCTATGCTGTCGCTCAAGGTGCTGTAGGTATAGGTGGTAAAAGCGAAAGAGGCGGTGCAGCAAACCACCCACTAGTTGCCACATTACCAAATGGCGGTATTGTTGAGAGAGAAGTTGTATATGATTTGTATAGCAAAACAAATGCAACTCTTAGTTTAAAAGAATCTAATTTTCAAAATGTAGTTAGAATCCAAACTAGGATTAATGAGACATTTGCTCCTGCTACAAATAGTGATTCAAATGCAACAAATTCTGTTGCAGTTGCCGTAGATCCAAGAACAATAAGATTACAAAAGCCAGAAAATATAAGCATGGTTGAATTTCTAGCTAGGGTTCAAAATATTGATGTTGATTATGTAAAAGAAGATAGAATAATAATAAATGAAAGAACAGGAACGGTTATAGCAGGGCTTGGCGTTGAGGTATCTCCTATTGTTGTAACTCATAACAATATAACAATAAAAGTATCAAATGAGCCTATAAATGACCCAGAAGCGGTTGATATGGGCAGTGGTGCGTCATTTAGCCCTCAACAAGCAATGGTAGCAAGTGCGAATAATCCTACTATCTCTAGCGTCACAAGAGCATTGCAAAGAATGGGTGCTACTCCAAAAGATATGATAGCTATAATTGAGACAATGAAAAAAGCCGGTGCTTTTAATGCTGATTTGGAAATAATTTAA
- a CDS encoding bifunctional 3,4-dihydroxy-2-butanone 4-phosphate synthase/GTP cyclohydrolase II yields the protein MSKNEAILRVEQSIEAIKNGEMIIIMDDEDRENEGDLVMAGIFSTPDKINFMAQYARGLICVSITEKIANDLDLPPMVASNSSNHNTAFTISIDAKEAKTGISAYERSLTIELMCRANAKPDDFVRPGHIFPLVAKEGGVLERTGHTEASIDICKLAGLKPVSVICEIMKEDGLMARRDDKFLIDFASKHSLKILYVSDLIEYRMQSENLVSIQSEESSSFFDFDVTKTSFKDHIGRIHIAYKFGDTSKIPYVKFHIVDEDILLLEDFSRFNELVKSIDILKEHVGYLVFLRTSKNSDIKELGIGAQILKLLGILDFKLISSTKNEDSFMVLNGFNLKIVEVIKP from the coding sequence ATGAGTAAAAATGAAGCTATTTTAAGGGTAGAGCAATCCATAGAAGCTATCAAAAATGGTGAAATGATAATAATAATGGATGATGAAGATAGGGAAAATGAGGGTGATTTGGTTATGGCTGGAATCTTTAGCACACCAGATAAGATAAACTTCATGGCTCAATATGCAAGGGGTTTAATTTGTGTCTCTATCACTGAAAAGATAGCAAATGATTTAGATTTGCCACCTATGGTGGCATCAAATAGCTCAAATCATAATACAGCATTTACTATATCAATAGATGCAAAAGAGGCAAAAACAGGAATCTCTGCTTATGAGAGAAGTTTGACGATAGAGCTTATGTGTAGAGCCAATGCTAAGCCAGATGATTTTGTAAGACCTGGACATATCTTTCCACTTGTAGCAAAAGAGGGTGGAGTATTAGAAAGGACGGGACACACTGAAGCTAGTATTGATATTTGTAAATTAGCTGGACTTAAGCCAGTTAGCGTGATTTGTGAGATAATGAAAGAAGATGGGCTTATGGCTAGAAGAGATGATAAATTTTTAATTGATTTTGCTTCTAAACATTCTTTAAAGATTCTATATGTATCAGACTTAATAGAATATAGAATGCAGTCTGAAAACCTAGTTAGCATACAAAGTGAAGAATCTTCTAGTTTTTTTGATTTTGATGTTACTAAGACTTCTTTTAAAGATCATATAGGAAGGATTCATATTGCATACAAGTTTGGAGATACTAGCAAGATTCCTTATGTGAAATTCCACATTGTAGATGAGGATATATTATTGCTAGAAGATTTTTCTAGATTCAATGAACTTGTAAAATCAATAGATATATTAAAAGAGCATGTAGGCTATCTTGTGTTTTTAAGAACTAGTAAAAATTCCGATATAAAAGAGCTTGGGATAGGTGCGCAGATTCTAAAGTTACTTGGCATTTTGGACTTTAAACTAATTAGTTCTACAAAAAATGAAGATAGTTTTATGGTGCTAAATGGATTTAATTTAAAGATAGTTGAGGTAATTAAACCTTAA